From Porphyromonadaceae bacterium W3.11, one genomic window encodes:
- a CDS encoding OstA-like protein: MKTARVRRQIITTVALLMLLLLASQASNTGLGRSFLPGGFADTVPPLKRNTAIDSVKLSNAANSGGKERIFIEHVDVWRFDKEINPDAQILVGNVQFRHKDALMFCDSALMYEADNRFEAYGNVRIEQGDSLFIYCNYLDYDGQIMLARLRELVRMEHGDNTLYTDSLDYDREAGVGYYFDYGSIVDTLNILSSVYGEYSTATKCAIFNDSVVLENPNFILRSDTLNYDTETKIATILGPTEIVGDSGVIHATRGLYDTDRDRAYLMDKPVIESGTRWMTGDSIFYDRVGQLVEMFKNVELKDTVEHASLRGDYAEYHEDTGHGLARERAYISDYSSEDTLYVHAHLLEMRKVDSVASLYKGLGNVRLYRKDIQAVSDSIIYNTADSLMNCLGHPFMWSGKSQVTGDSITIYLKGEGLERVHIRENAFASNQLDEKYFDQMRGREMMAYFSDNKMDSLWTDGNSEAIYISLSPDSVPQELTRTQSSKIFMLFENEEIVKIKMTPKTAARMTPVFLLESDQLTFPDFVWFPEGRPTGFQDIFRITPKVGGGTDKDEAEDSMEKPLLESDDALEQGQKVIEELKESDDKVIENAKEMIPEQTPRDISTTNTKKEKQ, encoded by the coding sequence ATGAAAACAGCAAGGGTAAGGAGGCAAATCATCACGACGGTAGCATTATTGATGTTACTGTTGCTCGCTTCTCAGGCCAGTAATACTGGCTTGGGTAGGAGCTTTTTGCCTGGTGGCTTTGCTGATACAGTACCCCCATTGAAGCGTAATACTGCTATTGATTCGGTAAAACTCTCTAATGCAGCTAATAGTGGTGGTAAAGAGAGAATCTTCATAGAGCATGTAGATGTTTGGCGTTTTGATAAAGAGATCAATCCTGATGCTCAGATCTTAGTAGGTAATGTCCAGTTTAGGCATAAAGATGCTCTAATGTTCTGTGACAGTGCTCTTATGTATGAAGCGGACAATAGATTTGAAGCTTATGGCAACGTCCGTATAGAGCAGGGAGACTCTCTCTTCATATACTGTAATTATCTGGATTATGATGGGCAAATAATGCTCGCTCGGCTGAGGGAGCTGGTGCGGATGGAGCATGGTGATAATACACTCTATACCGACAGCCTAGACTATGATAGGGAGGCTGGTGTAGGATATTACTTCGATTATGGATCCATTGTTGATACCCTTAATATTCTATCCTCGGTTTATGGGGAGTACTCGACGGCTACAAAGTGTGCTATCTTTAATGACAGTGTTGTGTTGGAGAACCCCAACTTTATTTTACGCTCAGACACACTAAATTATGATACCGAGACTAAGATTGCTACCATATTAGGGCCTACTGAGATTGTGGGCGATAGTGGAGTGATACATGCCACAAGAGGGCTCTATGACACTGATAGGGATAGAGCTTATCTAATGGATAAGCCCGTGATAGAGTCCGGCACTAGATGGATGACAGGAGATTCAATCTTCTATGACAGGGTAGGGCAGCTGGTGGAGATGTTCAAGAACGTAGAGCTAAAAGATACGGTAGAGCATGCCTCTTTGCGTGGCGATTATGCAGAGTATCATGAGGATACAGGACATGGCCTAGCTCGTGAGCGGGCGTATATTTCAGATTATTCCTCTGAGGATACGCTGTATGTCCATGCACATCTACTTGAGATGCGTAAGGTGGACTCTGTGGCTTCTCTGTACAAGGGCCTGGGTAACGTTAGATTGTATAGAAAGGATATACAAGCGGTTTCAGACTCGATTATTTACAATACTGCGGACTCCCTAATGAACTGTCTCGGACACCCATTTATGTGGTCAGGAAAATCTCAAGTGACAGGAGACTCTATCACCATCTACCTAAAAGGCGAGGGGCTAGAGCGTGTACATATTCGAGAGAATGCCTTTGCTAGTAATCAGTTGGATGAAAAGTATTTTGACCAGATGAGGGGTCGTGAAATGATGGCTTACTTTTCGGATAATAAGATGGACTCCCTCTGGACGGATGGGAACTCGGAGGCCATATACATCAGTCTTTCGCCTGACAGCGTTCCTCAGGAACTAACACGCACCCAGAGTAGTAAGATCTTCATGCTCTTTGAGAATGAGGAGATTGTAAAAATAAAAATGACTCCAAAGACGGCTGCAAGAATGACACCGGTTTTCTTACTAGAGTCAGATCAATTAACCTTTCCTGACTTTGTCTGGTTTCCAGAAGGCCGACCTACGGGTTTTCAAGATATATTTAGAATAACCCCAAAGGTAGGAGGGGGTACGGATAAAGATGAGGCTGAGGACTCCATGGAGAAGCCTTTGTTAGAAAGCGATGATGCATTAGAGCAAGGGCAGAAGGTTATCGAGGAGCTGAAAGAAAGCGATGATAAAGTCATTGAAAACGCCAAGGAAATGATCCCGGAGCAGACCCCAAGAGACATTAGTACGACAAATACAAAAAAGGAAAAACAGTAA
- a CDS encoding glutamine--tRNA ligase/YqeY domain fusion protein, whose amino-acid sequence MSKEIDQKDLSGGRSLNFIEQVVEDDLKKGLNDGRIQTRFPPEPNGYLHIGHAKAVCIDFGIAEKYNGICNLRFDDTNPVKEDVEYVDAIKEDIKWLGFHWENIYYASDYFQQLYDFAVDLIKRGLAYVDEQKSEVIAAQKGTPTEPGINSPYRDRPVEESLDLFERMKNGEFAEGQMTLRAKIDMASPNMHMRDPIIYRILHHPHHRTGTEWKVYPMYDFAHGQSDYFEGVTHSICTLEFVVHRPLYDYLVEKLRSDDYRPHQYEFNRLNLTYTMMSKRRLLELVQRKLVHGWDDPRMPTLVGLRRRGYTPASIRNFIDMIGYTKVEGMVDTGKLEFAVREDLNKHADRVAVVLDPIKLVITNYPDGQVEMMDVTTNPEEPEKGTHKIAFSKNLYIEREDFMEDAPKKYFRLSPGREVRLRAGYIIECTGCKKDEEGNVVEVYAEYDPLSKTGMENAKKKVKGTIHWVSTEHALPVEVRLYDRLFNVEDPAGTKYDDISELMNPDSEVIVPNAYAEEWLADAEVGHHYQFVRNGYFTVDRDSTDEKKVFNRTVTLRDTWAKKNK is encoded by the coding sequence AGAAGGGATTGAATGATGGACGGATCCAGACGCGTTTCCCACCAGAGCCTAACGGCTATCTTCACATTGGGCATGCTAAGGCTGTCTGTATAGACTTTGGAATTGCAGAGAAGTACAATGGTATCTGCAATCTTCGCTTTGATGATACCAATCCTGTCAAAGAGGATGTGGAGTATGTCGATGCTATTAAGGAGGATATCAAGTGGTTGGGCTTCCATTGGGAGAATATTTACTACGCGAGTGATTATTTCCAACAATTGTATGACTTTGCTGTTGATTTAATCAAAAGAGGCTTGGCCTATGTTGATGAGCAAAAGTCTGAAGTGATCGCAGCACAGAAAGGTACACCTACCGAACCAGGTATCAATAGCCCCTATAGAGACCGCCCTGTAGAGGAGAGTCTTGATCTTTTTGAGAGGATGAAGAATGGAGAGTTTGCAGAGGGGCAGATGACCTTAAGGGCTAAGATCGATATGGCTAGCCCTAATATGCACATGCGTGACCCTATCATCTATCGTATTCTCCATCATCCACACCATCGTACTGGTACTGAGTGGAAGGTCTATCCGATGTATGACTTTGCTCATGGGCAAAGTGATTACTTTGAGGGCGTGACTCACTCGATCTGTACTCTTGAGTTCGTCGTACACCGACCTCTTTATGATTATCTGGTAGAGAAATTGAGGAGCGATGATTATAGGCCTCATCAGTATGAATTTAATCGTCTCAATCTCACCTATACCATGATGAGCAAACGTCGTTTGCTTGAGCTGGTTCAGAGGAAGCTAGTCCATGGCTGGGATGACCCTCGTATGCCTACTCTCGTGGGACTTCGTCGTAGGGGATATACTCCAGCGAGTATTCGTAACTTCATTGATATGATTGGTTACACCAAGGTTGAGGGTATGGTGGATACTGGTAAATTGGAGTTTGCTGTTAGAGAGGACTTGAATAAGCACGCTGATCGTGTGGCTGTTGTTCTAGACCCTATTAAACTAGTCATAACCAACTATCCAGATGGACAGGTAGAGATGATGGATGTGACTACTAATCCAGAGGAGCCAGAGAAGGGAACCCACAAGATTGCTTTCTCAAAAAATCTTTATATCGAACGGGAGGACTTTATGGAGGATGCTCCTAAGAAGTATTTCCGCCTGAGTCCAGGAAGAGAGGTCCGACTTCGTGCGGGCTACATCATAGAGTGTACTGGGTGCAAGAAAGATGAAGAGGGTAATGTCGTAGAGGTTTATGCTGAATATGATCCTCTCTCTAAGACTGGTATGGAGAATGCAAAGAAAAAGGTCAAGGGTACTATCCATTGGGTAAGTACAGAGCATGCTCTTCCTGTGGAGGTACGTCTTTATGATCGACTCTTTAACGTTGAAGACCCAGCAGGCACTAAGTATGATGATATTAGTGAATTGATGAATCCTGATAGTGAGGTGATCGTTCCTAATGCTTATGCGGAAGAATGGTTGGCGGATGCAGAGGTAGGCCATCATTATCAATTCGTACGTAATGGATACTTTACAGTAGATAGAGATAGTACTGATGAGAAGAAGGTGTTCAATAGGACCGTCACGCTACGTGATACATGGGCTAAAAAGAATAAATAA
- a CDS encoding peptidylprolyl isomerase — protein sequence MKNLKKVLLIAALLALFPQLVLAQSKNNVIDEIAWVIGDEYILLSDIERQRLYYESMGERMSGNARCVIPEQMAVQKLFLNQADIDSIFVNPGMVNQSVSQWIEAVTNELGSRDKVEEYLGRNMSQIREERTKVVTDEYRVMQMQQKLIGDVKVSPSEVNRYYDVVNKDSLPFMPQTVEVQIITLEPKIPFSEVDRIKERLIGFTNDINSGKSDFETLARIYSNDNATALKGGEIGMVGRAELEPEFANVAFGLNDTKKVSRIVKTARGYHIMQLIDKQDDKINVRHIMLRPEVGVEELSKTTALMDSIVGQIKADSLDFGVAARLFSSDENTRLGNGQMVNDKQKSNHFGTSRFAMEDLPQEMSPVVANLKEGDISKPFTMTNKDSNTVVAVVLLKKRIAGHRANVVDDYQVIKQIVLNKKQDEVLEEWIKKKQKSTYTRISPRYQHCDFKYPGWGSK from the coding sequence ATGAAGAACCTAAAGAAAGTATTACTAATAGCGGCATTATTAGCCCTATTCCCACAGCTGGTATTAGCTCAGTCTAAGAATAATGTCATAGATGAAATTGCGTGGGTCATCGGTGATGAGTATATTTTACTCTCTGATATCGAACGCCAACGTCTTTATTACGAATCCATGGGAGAGCGTATGTCTGGGAATGCAAGATGTGTTATCCCTGAGCAGATGGCGGTGCAGAAGCTTTTCCTTAATCAAGCTGATATAGATAGTATCTTCGTGAACCCAGGTATGGTAAATCAGTCTGTATCTCAGTGGATAGAGGCGGTCACTAACGAGTTAGGTAGTCGGGACAAGGTGGAAGAGTACCTAGGTAGGAATATGTCTCAGATCAGAGAGGAGCGTACTAAGGTTGTCACTGATGAGTATCGTGTGATGCAGATGCAGCAGAAGCTTATAGGTGACGTAAAGGTCTCCCCTTCAGAGGTTAATCGATATTATGATGTGGTGAATAAGGATAGTTTGCCATTCATGCCACAGACGGTCGAGGTGCAGATTATTACCTTAGAGCCTAAGATTCCTTTTAGTGAAGTGGATAGGATTAAGGAGCGGTTAATAGGATTTACTAATGATATTAACTCTGGAAAGTCTGATTTCGAAACCTTGGCACGAATCTATTCTAACGACAATGCTACCGCACTAAAGGGTGGAGAGATAGGCATGGTAGGACGTGCCGAGTTAGAGCCTGAGTTTGCGAACGTAGCTTTTGGTCTGAACGATACCAAAAAAGTCTCTAGAATCGTTAAGACAGCTCGAGGATATCATATCATGCAGTTGATTGATAAGCAGGATGATAAGATTAATGTCCGACACATTATGCTTCGTCCAGAAGTAGGTGTAGAGGAGCTATCTAAGACCACTGCCTTGATGGACTCCATCGTGGGTCAGATTAAGGCCGATAGTTTAGACTTTGGTGTAGCAGCTCGATTATTTTCGTCTGACGAGAATACCCGCTTGGGTAATGGACAGATGGTAAATGATAAGCAAAAGAGTAACCACTTCGGGACCTCTCGATTTGCTATGGAGGATCTACCTCAAGAGATGTCTCCTGTGGTGGCTAATCTAAAAGAAGGGGATATCTCTAAACCCTTTACCATGACGAATAAGGATAGTAATACTGTCGTTGCCGTAGTCTTATTGAAGAAGCGAATCGCAGGACATCGTGCGAATGTGGTAGATGACTATCAAGTCATTAAACAAATCGTGCTAAATAAGAAGCAAGACGAGGTACTAGAGGAGTGGATTAAAAAGAAACAAAAGAGTACCTATACTAGGATTAGCCCTCGATATCAGCACTGTGACTTTAAGTACCCAGGGTGGGGTAGTAAGTAA
- a CDS encoding DUF5686 family protein: MERPKIIANLILILLLINLSNISYGQDRKTIEKVLPLEAYCTIQVINALSKEPERDVQLSLVRDSLSYSHPITTSYKDGTSVLNIHVKKRESFEIVILSKPGFITSSYNFQPYKLGGDTLKLYIQPNPYLIPQVTVVGHKTKYSSVDNPAYELAMRIARDEKERRQKSTRNYSFRQIDNITLSAANIDAVQNFLEYVIPFYPSYLIPSKIEDEMILPLSHRETVRRVGYNAKKKVFNQDIQFKKTIGLDQNIDDGTLSMALYELFPPIDLFKRHVHMLDTDIPSPLSDLGRFHYKYYLTDTIIHQRKVAQVLEVVPHYPNEPSFRGQFIVTMDSIPRLLRCELTFPHFSNINFIEKMRLIQNFDASISERSNLKNEELLANVRLYHKVLSANIDHTRSYDEYNYTSPDSGLIYSKIRLRDSSSEKDLKAYKDQSTGKDLLVSDHGLKQFMVRLREHPTHKFIMEVADALSVNYIRTRWNSNLIYGGSLVEIGPLNKLVGYDWFNGARVQLGGRTTALLNKRNFLSGYIAYATGSDKITFRTKGMHSFRPKRYYAEEFPRHDISLAYGYELYSPGNRILNNDGNNIIFNVGVPHLTYFSYRKLLEARYHYDIDSAWTIQLYYNHATDYPVGELEYVRVLPDNSIIRYEYLRDAMIGTEIRWSPEEDIFPGSMQRENWYKRLRQTHPIFTFKLEYASPNLGGQYKRIRSEISVEQKLWLGAFGRLDYNINGGKIWSSVPFPFLYDPPLNRNFFVRRFSFKGLRRREYVADEWISAFCEYHMRGVIANRLPLVKKLNLRGVLTVNLLWGNTTNKNSQDSGKELFVLPNISTEMSYKHPYMEMGFGLENILKVVRIDVYRRLTPMGPHSTGPWNVKMGLNLNF; encoded by the coding sequence ATGGAGCGTCCTAAAATCATAGCCAACTTAATCCTCATTCTGCTCCTAATAAACTTGAGCAATATATCCTATGGGCAGGATCGTAAGACCATTGAGAAGGTCCTTCCTCTCGAGGCATATTGTACGATTCAGGTGATTAACGCACTCTCGAAAGAGCCTGAGCGTGATGTCCAGCTCTCATTAGTGCGTGACAGTCTGAGTTATAGCCATCCGATCACTACAAGCTATAAGGATGGCACGTCGGTACTTAATATTCACGTCAAAAAGAGAGAAAGCTTTGAAATCGTTATCCTAAGTAAGCCTGGATTTATCACAAGTTCATATAACTTTCAGCCTTACAAGCTAGGAGGGGACACGCTTAAGCTATACATACAGCCCAACCCTTATTTAATACCACAAGTAACCGTCGTCGGGCATAAAACGAAGTATAGTAGCGTTGACAATCCCGCTTATGAACTGGCGATGCGGATTGCGAGAGATGAGAAAGAAAGAAGACAAAAGTCGACTAGGAACTATTCTTTTAGGCAAATTGATAACATCACGCTCTCTGCAGCTAATATAGATGCTGTGCAAAATTTCCTTGAATATGTAATACCCTTTTACCCTTCATATTTAATACCTTCAAAGATTGAAGATGAGATGATCTTGCCTTTGTCACATCGGGAGACCGTTAGAAGGGTTGGATACAATGCTAAGAAAAAGGTATTCAACCAAGATATCCAATTCAAGAAAACTATAGGCTTAGACCAGAACATCGATGATGGGACATTATCAATGGCTCTCTACGAACTCTTTCCTCCGATAGATCTATTCAAGAGGCACGTCCACATGCTGGATACAGATATCCCATCTCCTTTATCTGACTTGGGCCGTTTTCACTATAAATATTATCTTACAGATACTATTATTCACCAAAGAAAGGTAGCACAGGTCCTAGAAGTCGTACCTCATTACCCTAATGAACCAAGCTTTCGTGGACAGTTTATTGTCACGATGGATAGTATCCCAAGATTGCTGAGGTGCGAGCTCACATTCCCGCACTTCTCCAACATCAACTTCATTGAAAAGATGAGATTGATACAGAATTTTGACGCTTCTATATCAGAGAGATCTAACCTAAAGAATGAAGAATTACTCGCTAATGTGCGGCTGTATCACAAAGTGCTCTCCGCTAACATCGATCATACCAGAAGCTACGATGAATATAACTACACTTCTCCTGACAGTGGACTGATCTACTCTAAAATAAGGCTACGTGATAGTTCATCTGAGAAAGACTTAAAGGCATACAAAGATCAGAGTACGGGCAAGGATCTCCTCGTCTCTGATCACGGATTAAAGCAATTCATGGTGAGGTTAAGAGAACATCCCACTCATAAATTCATTATGGAAGTAGCGGACGCTCTATCTGTTAATTATATCCGAACTCGCTGGAATAGTAATCTGATATATGGGGGTAGCCTGGTGGAAATAGGCCCTCTTAATAAACTGGTGGGATATGACTGGTTCAATGGTGCTAGGGTACAACTGGGAGGACGGACAACGGCACTACTTAACAAACGCAATTTCCTAAGTGGCTACATAGCTTACGCCACGGGCTCTGATAAAATCACCTTCCGAACGAAAGGGATGCACAGCTTTAGACCCAAGCGGTACTATGCTGAGGAATTCCCTCGGCACGATATTTCACTGGCTTACGGCTATGAGCTATACTCCCCAGGCAACAGAATTTTGAATAATGATGGGAATAATATTATCTTCAATGTGGGAGTACCACACCTGACTTACTTTTCGTACAGAAAGCTCCTAGAGGCTCGGTACCACTATGATATCGATTCGGCGTGGACTATTCAATTGTATTATAATCATGCGACTGATTATCCTGTAGGTGAACTCGAATACGTACGGGTACTTCCTGATAATAGCATTATAAGGTATGAGTATCTAAGGGATGCGATGATCGGTACAGAAATACGCTGGTCTCCAGAAGAGGACATATTTCCGGGATCGATGCAGAGGGAAAACTGGTATAAAAGACTAAGACAGACACATCCCATATTCACTTTCAAACTCGAATACGCATCGCCTAATCTAGGAGGTCAATATAAGCGGATACGTTCAGAGATATCCGTTGAGCAAAAACTATGGCTAGGTGCCTTTGGACGATTAGATTACAATATCAATGGAGGTAAGATATGGAGTTCAGTACCATTCCCATTCCTTTATGATCCACCGCTTAATAGGAATTTCTTCGTCAGGAGATTTAGCTTTAAGGGATTAAGAAGAAGAGAATATGTAGCAGATGAATGGATCTCTGCTTTTTGCGAATACCACATGCGAGGCGTAATAGCAAATAGGCTGCCGCTCGTTAAGAAACTCAATCTAAGAGGAGTCCTTACGGTTAACCTCTTATGGGGAAATACGACAAATAAAAATTCACAGGACTCTGGGAAAGAGCTATTCGTATTACCAAACATATCGACCGAAATGAGCTACAAGCACCCGTATATGGAAATGGGATTTGGTCTGGAGAATATTCTAAAGGTTGTCCGAATTGATGTGTATCGAAGACTAACCCCTATGGGACCTCACTCAACTGGCCCGTGGAATGTCAAAATGGGGCTCAACCTTAACTTCTAA
- a CDS encoding glycosyltransferase family 2 protein, with translation MQGAKLERVLLSIITVCYNADQALVRTMDSVAEQTFRNFEYIIIDGASEDGTLQIIHERRAEVDQWISEPDTGIYNAMNKGIKMAKGEYLCFMNAGDCFHAPSTLSDLFASIGSQRPDVLYGQTNLVDNVGNYLRPRRLSAPKKLTKRSFLRGMLVCHQSFYPKRDLAPMYDESYRYSSDYDWCLNILGRSRSNYYSGLVLTDYLSEGMTTQHRRASLVERFKIMRKHFGIMPTLFAHFYITFRLIFHR, from the coding sequence ATGCAAGGAGCTAAGTTAGAAAGAGTTTTACTATCCATCATTACGGTCTGTTATAATGCGGATCAAGCTCTGGTTCGGACTATGGATTCTGTAGCCGAGCAGACCTTTCGCAACTTTGAATATATCATCATTGATGGGGCTTCTGAGGATGGAACCTTGCAAATTATTCATGAGAGAAGGGCTGAGGTGGACCAGTGGATCAGCGAGCCTGATACTGGGATATATAATGCTATGAATAAGGGTATAAAGATGGCAAAAGGCGAGTATCTCTGCTTTATGAATGCAGGGGATTGCTTCCACGCTCCCAGTACATTATCGGATTTGTTTGCTTCTATAGGTTCACAAAGGCCCGACGTCCTTTATGGGCAAACCAATTTGGTGGATAATGTTGGGAACTACCTAAGACCTCGACGATTATCTGCTCCTAAGAAATTGACGAAAAGAAGTTTTTTGAGGGGAATGTTGGTTTGTCATCAATCATTTTATCCCAAGCGTGACTTGGCTCCAATGTATGATGAGAGCTATCGGTATTCAAGTGATTATGATTGGTGCTTGAACATCCTAGGTCGATCCCGAAGTAATTATTATAGTGGTTTGGTTCTCACAGATTATTTATCCGAAGGGATGACGACTCAGCATCGTAGAGCCTCCTTGGTAGAGCGGTTTAAGATTATGCGAAAGCACTTTGGCATTATGCCTACCCTATTCGCCCACTTTTATATCACCTTCCGTCTTATCTTTCATCGGTGA
- the mutL gene encoding DNA mismatch repair endonuclease MutL, which yields MDSLIKLLPDNIANQIAAGEVIQRPSSVVKELVENAVDAGATEIFIDIKDAGKTLIQVIDNGKGMAPMDARMAFERHATSKISSADDLFALTTMGFRGEALPSIAAVSHITLQTRAEDCEQGIRLDLEASKVVDSQPAICAQGANFSVKHLFFNVPARRKFLKRDETEYRHIVSEVENVAAVRPQVAFTLRHNEVTTFELKPSSVKQRLINLFGKRFESSLLPVDIDTPLVHITGFVTKVSATRKRGMQQYFFVNERYMKHSLFHRMILNAYGSMIPSGEYPEYFLFFTVDPSSIDVNISPTKTEIKFAAEQEISTILYSAVREVLMAGAAVPNLDFDRDESIPVAHTMPSEALVEPPITSDVLILESKMNKSKEEPPVDLDILLRGNDFQMPDLSDWDKFYDNFEGKRSARKATQSSLIDHLDQKAPIEEVHYDRQDDVIPTPTLYDHYAVYPSAKGLVVADIDRVRYKVLYERMKRGLMKGVAVSHSLLFPSLIELSAKDAELLNRHLATLNTLGFDLSHMGDNSFAINAVPEGISAGAEEELLQQILSECQGTLKSSEDVLTDMLVRKLINFKVKQTVRSKLSPVQAQELLQELYTLPEYLMTPDGQNTITIITPIELERRFH from the coding sequence ATGGACAGTTTGATTAAACTTTTACCTGATAATATTGCCAATCAAATAGCTGCAGGTGAGGTTATCCAGAGACCATCTTCTGTCGTAAAAGAGTTAGTCGAAAATGCGGTAGATGCTGGTGCAACTGAGATATTTATTGATATAAAAGACGCGGGAAAGACCCTCATTCAAGTCATTGATAATGGTAAAGGGATGGCTCCAATGGATGCCCGTATGGCTTTCGAGAGGCATGCCACTTCGAAGATTTCATCTGCCGATGATCTCTTTGCTCTGACCACCATGGGGTTTCGTGGCGAGGCGTTGCCGAGCATCGCTGCTGTTTCACATATTACGTTGCAGACACGTGCAGAGGATTGTGAGCAAGGTATTCGTCTGGATTTAGAAGCTTCAAAGGTTGTGGATAGTCAGCCTGCTATTTGTGCCCAAGGGGCTAACTTCTCTGTCAAACATCTCTTTTTTAATGTTCCAGCTCGCCGAAAGTTTTTGAAGCGAGATGAGACAGAGTATAGACACATTGTCAGTGAAGTTGAGAATGTAGCAGCTGTGCGTCCGCAGGTTGCCTTTACGCTGAGGCATAATGAGGTAACGACATTTGAGCTCAAGCCCTCTAGTGTCAAGCAGCGTTTGATTAATCTATTTGGTAAGCGATTTGAGAGTAGTCTCTTACCTGTAGATATAGATACCCCTTTGGTTCATATTACGGGCTTTGTGACTAAGGTCTCTGCTACCAGAAAGCGTGGGATGCAGCAGTACTTCTTTGTGAACGAACGTTACATGAAGCATAGCCTCTTTCATCGTATGATACTTAATGCCTATGGCAGTATGATACCATCTGGAGAGTATCCTGAGTATTTTTTATTTTTTACTGTTGATCCCAGCAGTATCGACGTTAATATCTCGCCAACAAAGACGGAGATTAAGTTCGCTGCAGAGCAAGAGATTTCAACCATTCTGTATTCTGCTGTCCGAGAAGTATTGATGGCTGGTGCAGCTGTTCCGAACTTGGACTTTGATAGGGATGAGTCTATCCCTGTTGCTCATACTATGCCATCTGAAGCCCTTGTGGAGCCTCCTATCACATCCGATGTCTTGATCCTAGAGAGTAAGATGAATAAGAGTAAGGAAGAGCCACCCGTCGATCTGGACATACTCCTCAGAGGAAATGATTTTCAGATGCCGGATCTTTCTGATTGGGATAAGTTCTATGATAATTTTGAAGGTAAGCGTTCGGCACGTAAGGCAACGCAGTCCTCACTGATAGACCATTTAGATCAGAAGGCGCCTATAGAGGAGGTTCATTATGATCGACAGGATGATGTCATCCCGACACCTACTCTATATGATCATTATGCCGTCTATCCCTCAGCAAAAGGCTTGGTCGTCGCAGATATAGATAGAGTGAGATACAAGGTGCTTTATGAACGTATGAAACGTGGTCTGATGAAGGGCGTTGCGGTATCACATAGTTTGCTTTTCCCCTCATTGATTGAGCTTAGTGCTAAGGATGCCGAGTTGCTTAACCGTCACTTAGCTACACTAAATACACTTGGCTTTGACCTCTCACACATGGGAGATAACTCTTTTGCCATTAATGCTGTCCCCGAGGGGATCTCTGCTGGTGCAGAGGAGGAGTTATTGCAGCAAATTTTAAGTGAGTGTCAAGGTACATTAAAATCTAGCGAAGATGTGTTGACTGATATGCTGGTTCGTAAACTCATTAATTTTAAGGTCAAGCAGACTGTACGTTCTAAGCTTTCACCTGTACAAGCACAAGAGTTATTGCAGGAATTATATACCCTTCCTGAGTATTTAATGACACCTGATGGTCAGAATACGATCACGATTATTACTCCTATAGAATTAGAGAGGCGTTTTCATTAA